A segment of the candidate division WOR-3 bacterium genome:
GCCGATGGTGAGTTCTGGGTTCTTGACGAAAGGTTGCTCGAGCAGACACACGTCAGCGTAGAACTTCTCGAGCTTGCCCTGGACAATCTTTTCGACGACCTTGACCGGTTTTCCGGATTCAAGCGCCTGCTCTTCATAGATGCGCTTTTCCCGGTCGATGACTTCGGCCGGCACGCCTTCGCGGTCAATCGCAATCGGGTCGGCCGCGGCAATCTGCAGTGCGAGGTCACGCACGAAACGACGGAATTCCTGATTGTGGGCCACGAAGTCAGTCTCAACGTTGACTTCGATGAGTACACCCAGGCGTTCACCCGGGTGAATGTAGGCGTCAACCACGCCGGCGCTGGTCGGCCGCTCAGCCCGTTTGGCAGCCTTGGCGATGCCTTTGGTACGCAGGATCTCGATCGCCTTGTCAATGTCGCCACCAGCCTGTTCCAGCGCGGTCTTGCAGTCCATGACGCCTGCGCCAGTACGCTGACGCAAGTCCTTTACCCGGTCAAGTGGCTGGCTCATTGTCCCTCCGCGGTCGGGCTTGAAGGGCTTGATTCCGTACGTTCCGGTTCGTGTTCCTTGCGGCCCTCCATGAAAGCGTTGGCAATCATGCTGGCGACAAGCCGGATTGAACGGAGCGCGTCGTCATTCCCGGGAATTGGGTAGTCAATAAGCTCTGGGTCGCCGTTGGTGTCAATGAGGGCAACAACCGGTACCTTCATCCGGCGGCACTCGGCCAGTGCGGTCTCCTCGCGTACCGGGTCAACGATGAACACGGCGCCTGGCAGGCGGTCCATATCCTTGACGCCGGAGAACATCTTGGCAAGCTTGCGGTACTCGCGCTGGAGGAGCAGAGCCTCCTTCTTGGTGGCATCGCCGAAGTCGTTGTCGGCAATCATCCGCTCCAGTTCGGCCATCCGGGTGATACGCTTCGAGACGATTTCGAAATTGGTCAGGAGTCCGCCGATCCAGCGCTCGGTGACCGAGAATGCACCGCACCGGGCTGCCTCTTCCTGGATTATCGGCCGGGCTTGTTGTTTGGTGCCGACGAAGAGCAGGTCCTGGCCGGCCTCGGCAATATTGCGGACCGCATCGTAGGCGATGCGCATCCGTTCGACCGTCTTTTCGAGGTCAATGATGTAGATGCCGTTCTTCCGGCCGAAGATGTAAGGCTTCATCTTCGGATTCCAACGCCGGGAACGGTGGCCGAAGTGCAGGCCGGCCTCGAGCATCGCTTTCAAGTCTATCGCTTGGTCCACTGGAACCGTTTCCTCCTCTTTGCAAGGCCGTATTTCATGCGTTCCTTTTCGCGCGGGTCGCGCTTGAGCAGCGCCGCATCCTTCAACTGCTTGCGGAACTCGGCGTTGAACGCGACGAGTGCCCGGGCCGCGCCGAGCGCAACCGCGTCTGCCTGGGCCGACAGGCCACCGCCAGCCACGGTCGCGCGCAGGCCGAACTGAGCCCGGGTGCCGGTAACCGAAAGTGGAGCCAGGGCATTGCGGACCAGGTCGGCCCGGCCAAAGTACTGCTCGCAGGTCCGGCCATTGACCGTTGTTTCACTGCCGCCGGAAACAAGCCAGACGCGAGCGGTTGCGGTCTTGCGCGATCCGGTGGCGAAGAATGTCTCGTTCATATTGCTCTTGGTTGCGGATTCTGTGCCTGGTGATTGTGCTTTTCGTCGAGGTAGATGTGCAGCCGGTTCAGGCGCGGCTGCTGGTGCCGGTTCTTGGGTAGCATCCTTTTCACGGCCAGCTCCAGAGGCCGGGTTGGAAATTTCTCGAGCATCTGGCCGTAGGTTTGTGCCTTGAGACCGCCGGGATACATCGTGTGACGGTAATAGACCTTGTCGGTCAGCTTCTTGCC
Coding sequences within it:
- the rplM gene encoding 50S ribosomal protein L13, whose product is MKLSVQNKATVTRNWHLIDANGKVLGRVASAVAWLLMGKHKPTYTPHVDAGDHVVVINARGIRVTGKKLTDKVYYRHTMYPGGLKAQTYGQMLEKFPTRPLELAVKRMLPKNRHQQPRLNRLHIYLDEKHNHQAQNPQPRAI
- the rpsI gene encoding 30S ribosomal protein S9: MNETFFATGSRKTATARVWLVSGGSETTVNGRTCEQYFGRADLVRNALAPLSVTGTRAQFGLRATVAGGGLSAQADAVALGAARALVAFNAEFRKQLKDAALLKRDPREKERMKYGLAKRRKRFQWTKR
- the tsf gene encoding translation elongation factor Ts gives rise to the protein MSQPLDRVKDLRQRTGAGVMDCKTALEQAGGDIDKAIEILRTKGIAKAAKRAERPTSAGVVDAYIHPGERLGVLIEVNVETDFVAHNQEFRRFVRDLALQIAAADPIAIDREGVPAEVIDREKRIYEEQALESGKPVKVVEKIVQGKLEKFYADVCLLEQPFVKNPELTIGDYLKEQIAKFGENIRVKRFARFKVGE
- the rpsB gene encoding 30S ribosomal protein S2 produces the protein MDQAIDLKAMLEAGLHFGHRSRRWNPKMKPYIFGRKNGIYIIDLEKTVERMRIAYDAVRNIAEAGQDLLFVGTKQQARPIIQEEAARCGAFSVTERWIGGLLTNFEIVSKRITRMAELERMIADNDFGDATKKEALLLQREYRKLAKMFSGVKDMDRLPGAVFIVDPVREETALAECRRMKVPVVALIDTNGDPELIDYPIPGNDDALRSIRLVASMIANAFMEGRKEHEPERTESSPSSPTAEGQ